A region of the Methylobacterium nodulans ORS 2060 genome:
AGCAGGACCGCTGGACCGAGATCCGCTTCACCGACGTGAAGGACTATCAGAAGCGGGCGGCCTGAGCCGGCGGCCGCCACAGGGCCCGACCGCCCGTGGCCTGAGCCTGACGAACCGGTCTCCGGTTCGTCATACGAGATCCGGATCAGAGCTTGCCGAGCATGGGGAAATCCGCCGAGAGGGCGGAGACCGGCGCGGCGGGCTGGTCGCGCTTGCGCGGGCGGCCGTTCAGCACCTGCTTGAGCTTCGCCTTCAGCAGGGCGAGGTCGAAGGGCTTGAGGATGAAGGCATCCGCGCCCGCGACATGCGCCAGGTTGATGTCCTCGAAGCTGAACGACGTCTCGGTGAGGATGAAGGGCGTGGTCATCAGCGCGTCGTCCGCCCGGACCTCGCGCAGCAGCTGGATGCCGTCCATCGGCTCCATGTCGAGGTCGGAGATGACGAGGCCGTATTTGCGGCTGCGGAGCCGCTCGAGCGCCTGCATTCCGTCCGTCACGCCATCGACCTCCGGGAAGCCGAGGCGGTTCATCAGCTCGGTGACCAGGCGAAGCAGCTTCGCCTGGTCGTCCACGATGAGGATGGGAGGAGCGTCGCTCATGGAGACAAACGGGACCTGACTACGGTGTTGCACCCATTCCGATGCAGTGCTTGGCGTGGCATGCCACACCAAAATGATTGATGAAGCGCTACCCCGATGCGCTGCGGAGCTAGGGGTCAGACGAAGAGGTGGTCGATGCCCTGCTTGGCCATCGTGTCGGCCTGCAGCGCCCGCGCGAGACTGTAGATGATCGGCGCCTTCGGGGTGCCGCGCTGGAGCATCGGCAGGAGGTTCGCCTTCTGGAACAGGGCGTCGTTGCCGGCCGTGCGCTGGGCGATGTTGAACGAGGTGACGAATTCGCGCTTCACGATCTCACGCCACTCGATGATCTGGACGTCCCGGTGGCGCCGGT
Encoded here:
- a CDS encoding response regulator, with the translated sequence MSDAPPILIVDDQAKLLRLVTELMNRLGFPEVDGVTDGMQALERLRSRKYGLVISDLDMEPMDGIQLLREVRADDALMTTPFILTETSFSFEDINLAHVAGADAFILKPFDLALLKAKLKQVLNGRPRKRDQPAAPVSALSADFPMLGKL
- a CDS encoding BLUF domain-containing protein, translating into MRTKRNSLIHLIYFSRALLSAEAGARSRELAEIARQAQKRNEFSVITSFLIFEQGYFLQVLEGERTSIQDTFARIVNDRRHRDVQIIEWREIVKREFVTSFNIAQRTAGNDALFQKANLLPMLQRGTPKAPIIYSLARALQADTMAKQGIDHLFV